One genomic region from Rosa rugosa chromosome 1, drRosRugo1.1, whole genome shotgun sequence encodes:
- the LOC133725022 gene encoding uncharacterized protein LOC133725022, with amino-acid sequence MEDNDPWLARDKLYHLLFCFSLTLLFSTLAARTPYPFLRRHSIRVGSLLSLSAGAAKEFADELGFFHSAGASAKDAVANFLGVVIASLLLYLLNHLARSDNDAGRIKEVSIV; translated from the coding sequence ATGGAAGACAATGACCCATGGCTAGCCCGAGACAAGCTCTATCATCTCctcttctgcttctctctcaccCTCCTCTTCTCCACATTAGCCGCCCGAACCCCCTACCCGTTTCTACGCCGCCACTCTATTCGGGTCGGATCACTCCTATCTCTCTCAGCCGGCGCCGCCAAGGAGTTCGCCGACGAGCTCGGCTTCTTCCACTCCGCCGGAGCCTCCGCTAAAGACGCCGTCGCCAATTTCCTCGGCGTCGTCATCGCTTCCCTCCTGCTTTATCTGCTTAACCACTTGGCCCGATCCGATAATGATGCGGGTCGGATCAAAGAGGTCTCCATCGTCTGA